From Sphingomonas sp.:
GGACCGCACCCTCGGCTATCTGGTCGCGCGATTCGAGGCGCTGGGGCTGGCGCCGGCCGGTCCGGACGGCCAGTGGCTCCAGAAGGTGCCGTTGCTCCACACCCGCCTGGGCTCGCCCGCAACACTGCGATTCGACGGCCCGAAGGGCGCGATACCGGTCGAGCAGGCCAAGGACCTCTACGTCTCGACGATTCGCCCCGATGCCGCCGCGCGAATCACCAACGCCCCGGTGGTGTTCGTCGGCTATGGCGTGACCGCGCCGGAGCGGCAGTGGGACGACTTCAAGGGCGTCGACCTGAAGGGCAAGGTCGCGGTGTTCCTGGTCAACGATCCGGACTTTTCCGCCGAGAAGGGGGAGCCGGTCGTCGGCACGTTCGGCGGGCGGACGATGACCTATTATGGCCGCTGGACCTACAAGTTCGAGGAAGCGGCGCGGCGCGGCGCGGTCGGCGCACTGATCGTCCATGACACGCCCGGCGCCGGCTATGGCTGGAACGTCGTGGTGAGCAGCGGCGGCGAGAATTACGACATCGTCCGCAAGCCCGAGGAGCTGACCAGCGTGGCGCTGCAGGGCTGGCTGGAGGGCGGGGCGGCGACGCGGCTGTTCGCCTCGGCCGGGCTCGACCTGGCCAAGCTGCGGGTCGAGGCGCGCAAGGCGAGCTTCCGGCCGGTGCCGCTGGAAGGCGTGCGCTTCACCGCCGACGTGCCGGTCACCGCCGAGCAGGTCGACAGCTACAATGTCCTTGCCAAAATTCCCGGCAGCGAGCGGCCAGACGAGGCGGTGATGTTCGGCGCGCATTGGGACGCGTACGGCGTCGGCAAGCCCGACGCGAAGGGCCGCATCTACCGCGCCGGCGCCAATGACGACGCGCTGGGCATTGCCGGGCTGCTCGAGATCGCGCGGGCGATGAAGGCGGGGCCGGCGCCAAAGCGCAGCGTCGTCTTCGCCGCCTGGACGGCGGAGGAGCGGGGGCTGCTCGGCTCGCTCTATTACACCCAGCACCCTGTCGTGCCGATGGCTAAGACCGTCGCCAACCTGACGCTCGACATCCTCCAGACGGCGGGCCTCGCCAACGATGTGGTGCTGGTCGGCAAGGGGCAGAATACGCTCGAGGACGACATGGCCCGCGTCGCGGCAACGCAGGGGCGGCGGGTGACGCCCGAGGGGCTGCCCGAGCGCGGGCTGTTCTACCGGGCGGACCATTTCTCCTTCGCCAAGCAGGGCGTGCCGACGCTGCTGCTGATGGGCATCGCCGGGGCGTCGGACCTCAAGCAAGGCGGCGTGGCGGCCGGGCAGGCGTGGATCGATGCCTATACCGGCCAGTGCTACCATCAGGCGTGTGATGCCTGGGGGCCGGACTGGAACCTGGCGGGGGCGGTGCAGGACATTGACCTGCTCGGCACGATCGGGGCGGAACTGGCGAACGGCTCGGCCTGGCCGACGTGGAAGGCGGGGTCGGAGTTCAAGGCGCTACGCGAGCGTTGAGGCAGGCCCCCTCCACCACCGCCTTCGGCGGCGGTCCCCCTCCCCCGCTGCGCGGGAGAGGAAACGCTTACTTCGCCGCCGCCCTTAGTGTTTCCTCTCCCGCGAAGCGGGGGAGGGGGACCGCGCCGCACTAGCGACGTGGTGGAGGGGGCATCCGCCAGCGCCCCGTCTCCATCCAGCGCAGCAGCGGCTTCAGCGGCAGGATCCACACGATCCCCAGCGCCAGATACACCAAGGTCTGCACCAGGATCGGCAGCCGCCCGATCTGCCCCGAAAAGCTCGCGACCAGCACGACCCACACGAGGATCAGCCCCACGATCGCCAGCGCCCCGGCGGGTTTGCGCCAGCTGGGGTTCATGGCTCGGCGTGCCACAGCATGCCCTGCTCGGTCACCACGGCATGGAGCGGCACGTCCCAGATGTCGGCGGGGAGGGCAGGGACTTGCTGCGCGGACCAGGCCACGCCCACCCGCCAGGCCTTCTCGAAGCGGGCGAAGGCGCGGTCGTAATGCCCGGCACCCTGGCCAAGGCGGTTGAGTCGCGGGTCATAGCCGATCAGCGGCGTCAGGATCACGTCGGGCGCGACCTCGGGACTGGCGGCATCCGGCTGGCGCAGCCCGAACGGCCCGGCGACCAGCGGTGCGCCCATTTCCCAGGCGAGGAAGCGGATCGGCGCCGCGCGATCGATCACATGCGGCAGCGCCAGTGCACAGCCGCGCTCGGCAGCGGCCGCGGCGAGCTGGGTCGGGTCGGCCTCGCTGCCTACCGGGCAATAGGTCGCGACGATCATCCCAGGCGTCAGCTTCTCGACAAAGGCCTCGGGCGCACGGATCGCGGTACTCGATTCCGCCGCGAACAGGTCGCGCGCGGCGCGAAGTCGCGCACGGAGGGCGGGCTTGTCGCTCAGCATCGGTGTCGCGGGCAAGGTGTGACGGGAACCACCATGGGCCGTTGGCCTGAATATCCACCGACGCACAGAACGTCAGGTGGGAACCATGTGTTGCAGACCAGGATCTGCACAGGGACAGCTCCCATGGATGAAGATTATAGCCTCAGGGATAATTGCTAAGGCTCGCACCGGGCAGTTCCCGCCACGGTTCTAATCTAGGACGTCGCGTCGCTTTCCTCAAGGGCCGATGCAACGGCTTCGAGCCGATCGGCGATCCGCTCCAACAGCCCGTCGGGAACGGCAGGCGCGGGCGCCGGCTTCTTCTCGGCCTCGTCCAGCGCATCGGCGAGGATCAGCGCGAGATAGAGCAGCGTGCGCTCGCCGCTTTGCCCGCCGGCAGCGCGCAGCGCGGAATCGGCATGGCGGCCGATCCGCGCTTCCAGCTCGCGAAGATGCGGCATGTCCTCGTCGCGCGCGGATACCGAGTAGCTGCGCCCGGCGACCTGAAGCGTGATCTCCGCCATCAGCCCTGCTCCTCCTCGGCCGTGTCCGCGTCATCGCCGGCCAGCTGGGCCTCCAGCTCGCGCTCGCGGACGATCAGCGCGTCCAGATCGACCAACGCCGACTCGATCCGCGCGCGCAGCCGTGCATTGCGGGTCTCGAGCCTGGCGCGCACCTGCGTCTGCGCGGCCGCGGCGACTTCGATACGCTTCAGCGCTCGCGCGATACGATCTGCTACTGGGTCGGACATTGTCTCAGCCGGATAGCATGGTTCGGCGCAGCGGCAAGGGCAGCAGGGTTAATGCAGGTCGTAACGCCCCCGCCGAACGGTTGACGCGAGGCCCCGGTGCTTCCAAAGGCGTGCGCGACCAGACGGGGAATATCACGTGACAGCATCCTTCGCCGATTGTGCCAACGCCATCCGCGCGCTTTCCATGGACGCGGTGGAAGCCGCCAATTCGGGTCACCCCGGCATGCCGATGGGCATGGCCGATGTCGCGACCGTCCTCTTCCAAAACTATCTCAAGTTCGACGCCGCCGATCCGGCCTGGCCCGATCGCGATCGCTTCGTGCTGTCCGCCGGCCATGGCTCGATGCTGCTCTATTCGCTGCTGCACCTGACCGGCTATGCCCAGCCGACGCTGGAGGACATCAGGAATTTCCGCCAGATCGGCAGCCCCTGCGCTGGCCACCCCGAGAATTTCGAGCTGGCGGGCGTCGAATGCACCACCGGCCCGCTGGGCCAGGGCCTGGCCATGGCGGTCGGCATGGCGATCGCCGAGCGCCACCTCAACGCAACCTTCGGCGACGATCTCGTCGATCACCGCACCTGGGTGATCGCCGGCGACGGCTGCCTGATGGAAGGCATCAACCACGAAGCGATCGGCATCGCCGGGCACCTCAAGCTCAACCGCCTGATCGTGCTGTGGGATGACAACAACATCACCATCGACGGCCCGGTCTCGCTGTCTTCGGTCGAGGACATCCCCGCCCGCTACCGCGCCACCGGCTGGCATGTCGTCGAGTGCGACGGCCATGACGCGGCGGACATCACCCGCGCGCTCGACGAAGCCGTCGCCAGCGACAAGCCGGTGCTGGTCAAGTGCCGCACGATTATCGGCAAGGGCGCGCCCAACAAGCAGGGCTCGTCCAAGGTCCATGGATCGCCGCTGGGCAAGGACGAAGTCGCCGCTGCCCGCGCCGCGCTCGGCTGGGCCCATCCGGCGTTCGAGATCCCGCAGGACATCCGCGACGCGTGGCTTGCCGCCGGCGCCCGCGGTGCCGCGGCGCATGCTGCCTGGGCCGAGCGCCTCGCCGCGCATCCGGATCGCCTCGGCTGGGAACGCCGCGGCGACGTGCCGGCGGACCTGCTCCGTCCGCATGTCGAGCAGCTGCTCGCCAACCCGCAGAAGGTCGCGACCCGCAAGGCGTCGGAGCTGGCGTTGGAGGCGGTCAACGCGATCCTCGACGAGACGATCGGCGGCTCGGCCGACCTCACCGGCTCGAACAACACGCTGACCAAGGGGCTGCAGCGGCTCGACGCCGACAATTACGGCGGCCGCTACGTCAATTACGGCATCCGCGAATTCGGCATGGCCGCGGCGATGAACGGCATGGCGCTGCACGGGGGCGTGATCCCCTATGGCGGCACCTTCCTGGTCTTTGCCGACTATGCCCGTGCGGCGATCCGCCTCTCGGCGCTCCAGCATGCCCGTGTCGTCTATGTGATGACGCATGACTCGATCGGCCTCGGCGAGGACGGCCCGACCCACCAGCCGGTCGAGCACCTTATGAGCCTGCGCGTCATCCCGAACCTCGACGTGTGGCGCCCGTGCGACGTCGTCGAGACCGCCGAGGCGTGGGAAGCCGCGCTCGCCAAGACCGACGGTCCCGCGCTGATCGCGCTCAGCCGGCAGAACCTGCCGCTGCTGCGCACCGAAGCCGCCGAGAACCGCTCGGCCCGCGGCGCCTACGCGCTGCTGGAGGCGGAAGCCCCCCGCAAGGTGGTGGTCTATGCCACCGGCTCGGAAGTGGAGATCGCGGTCGCCGTGCGCGAGGCGCTGGAAGCCCAGGGCATCGGCACCGACGTCGTCTCGGTCCCATGCTTCGAGCGCTTCGACGCGCAGGACGCCGCCTACAAGCGCGACATCCTGCCGCAGGATGCACTCAAGGTGTCGATCGAGGCTGGCACCACCTTCGGCTGGGAGCGCTATACCGGAAACGATGGTTTGCGCTTCGGCGTGGATAGCTTCGGCGCTTCGGGTCCCTATCTAAAGCTCTACGAACATTTCGGTCTCACTGCGGACGCCATCGTTCCGCAGATCATCGCTAAGCTGAACGGAGAACAGGCATGACCAAGGTTGCGATCAACGGTTTCGGACGTATCGGCCGGTTGGTGGCACGCGCGATCCTCGAGCGCCCGGAAAGCGGCCTCGAGCTGGTCACGATCAACGATCTCTCGGACGCGAAGTCGAACGCCTGGCTGTTCTCGCGGGACAGCATCCACGGCAAGTATCCGGGCACTGTCGAAGCCGACGGCAACGACATCGTCGTCGACGGCAAGCGCATCAAGGTGACCGCCGAGCGCGATCCGGCCAATCTGCCGCACGCCGAGAACGGCGTCGACATCGTGCTCGAGTGCACCGGCTTCTTCACCAAGCGCGAAGATGCCCAGAAGCATATCGACGCCGGCGCCAAGAAGGTGCTGATCTCGGCCCCGGGCAAGAATGTCGACCTCACCGTCGTCTACGGCGTGAACCACGACAAGCTGACCGCCGAGCACACCATCGTCTCGAACGCGTCGTGCACCACCAACTGCTTGGCGCCGGTCGCCAAGGTCCTCAACGACGCGATCGGCATCGAGCGCGGCCTGATGACCACGGTCCACGCCTATACCAACGACCAGAAGATCCTCGACCAGATCCACCCGGACCTGCGTCGTGCGCGCGCCGCCGCGATGTCGATCATCCCGACGACCACGGGTGCTGCTCGCGCTGTTGGCGAAGTGCTGCCGGAGCTCAAGGGCAAGCTCGACGGTTCGGCCGTCCGCGTGCCGGTGCCGGACG
This genomic window contains:
- a CDS encoding cell division protein ZapA → MAEITLQVAGRSYSVSARDEDMPHLRELEARIGRHADSALRAAGGQSGERTLLYLALILADALDEAEKKPAPAPAVPDGLLERIADRLEAVASALEESDATS
- the tkt gene encoding transketolase; translation: MTASFADCANAIRALSMDAVEAANSGHPGMPMGMADVATVLFQNYLKFDAADPAWPDRDRFVLSAGHGSMLLYSLLHLTGYAQPTLEDIRNFRQIGSPCAGHPENFELAGVECTTGPLGQGLAMAVGMAIAERHLNATFGDDLVDHRTWVIAGDGCLMEGINHEAIGIAGHLKLNRLIVLWDDNNITIDGPVSLSSVEDIPARYRATGWHVVECDGHDAADITRALDEAVASDKPVLVKCRTIIGKGAPNKQGSSKVHGSPLGKDEVAAARAALGWAHPAFEIPQDIRDAWLAAGARGAAAHAAWAERLAAHPDRLGWERRGDVPADLLRPHVEQLLANPQKVATRKASELALEAVNAILDETIGGSADLTGSNNTLTKGLQRLDADNYGGRYVNYGIREFGMAAAMNGMALHGGVIPYGGTFLVFADYARAAIRLSALQHARVVYVMTHDSIGLGEDGPTHQPVEHLMSLRVIPNLDVWRPCDVVETAEAWEAALAKTDGPALIALSRQNLPLLRTEAAENRSARGAYALLEAEAPRKVVVYATGSEVEIAVAVREALEAQGIGTDVVSVPCFERFDAQDAAYKRDILPQDALKVSIEAGTTFGWERYTGNDGLRFGVDSFGASGPYLKLYEHFGLTADAIVPQIIAKLNGEQA
- a CDS encoding 5-formyltetrahydrofolate cyclo-ligase, which codes for MLSDKPALRARLRAARDLFAAESSTAIRAPEAFVEKLTPGMIVATYCPVGSEADPTQLAAAAAERGCALALPHVIDRAAPIRFLAWEMGAPLVAGPFGLRQPDAASPEVAPDVILTPLIGYDPRLNRLGQGAGHYDRAFARFEKAWRVGVAWSAQQVPALPADIWDVPLHAVVTEQGMLWHAEP
- the gap gene encoding type I glyceraldehyde-3-phosphate dehydrogenase translates to MTKVAINGFGRIGRLVARAILERPESGLELVTINDLSDAKSNAWLFSRDSIHGKYPGTVEADGNDIVVDGKRIKVTAERDPANLPHAENGVDIVLECTGFFTKREDAQKHIDAGAKKVLISAPGKNVDLTVVYGVNHDKLTAEHTIVSNASCTTNCLAPVAKVLNDAIGIERGLMTTVHAYTNDQKILDQIHPDLRRARAAAMSIIPTTTGAARAVGEVLPELKGKLDGSAVRVPVPDGSLVDLTFQPKRDTSVEEVNAVLKAASESGPLKGVLVYTADPIVSADIVHTPASSTVDSLETAVIDGKLVRVVSWYDNEWGFSNRMVDTATVMAGL
- a CDS encoding DUF2842 domain-containing protein, which produces MNPSWRKPAGALAIVGLILVWVVLVASFSGQIGRLPILVQTLVYLALGIVWILPLKPLLRWMETGRWRMPPPPRR
- a CDS encoding M28 family metallopeptidase gives rise to the protein MIRIYARALALLLATTALPASAQIAADSKRIEQTVRTMASDAFEGRAPGTRGEDRTLGYLVARFEALGLAPAGPDGQWLQKVPLLHTRLGSPATLRFDGPKGAIPVEQAKDLYVSTIRPDAAARITNAPVVFVGYGVTAPERQWDDFKGVDLKGKVAVFLVNDPDFSAEKGEPVVGTFGGRTMTYYGRWTYKFEEAARRGAVGALIVHDTPGAGYGWNVVVSSGGENYDIVRKPEELTSVALQGWLEGGAATRLFASAGLDLAKLRVEARKASFRPVPLEGVRFTADVPVTAEQVDSYNVLAKIPGSERPDEAVMFGAHWDAYGVGKPDAKGRIYRAGANDDALGIAGLLEIARAMKAGPAPKRSVVFAAWTAEERGLLGSLYYTQHPVVPMAKTVANLTLDILQTAGLANDVVLVGKGQNTLEDDMARVAATQGRRVTPEGLPERGLFYRADHFSFAKQGVPTLLLMGIAGASDLKQGGVAAGQAWIDAYTGQCYHQACDAWGPDWNLAGAVQDIDLLGTIGAELANGSAWPTWKAGSEFKALRER